A single window of Papaver somniferum cultivar HN1 unplaced genomic scaffold, ASM357369v1 unplaced-scaffold_139, whole genome shotgun sequence DNA harbors:
- the LOC113335146 gene encoding salutaridinol 7-O-acetyltransferase-like, protein MKVEIVSKEIIKPSSPIPHYLRNFKLSLLDQLLPPLYVPIVIFYSDDDDDHHPFSSHGSQCRKSDILKKSLSETLTKFYPIAGRIKDNILVDCTNEDINGAAKQAQLVVQVNMFECGGVAISVCLSHKVVDACTAMTFLNAWAANARGVHAEEIVYPTFDSSSIFPALPMERQVPPFEPDDVVKGENVITKRFIFCAAGVASLREKIAASRSGSSVFSKYPTRVEAISALIWKTFIDIGRVKMRRSSPPSTKTPVALKSLLNFAVNLRTRLDPPLPQASFGNVIMDSTAESITTATGNDDEESSKDFAKTLDGLVGQLRAAINEINGDYIRKLKDGDTDFLKSIGNSSHLRNISAGGDDDGGIKVQVCWISSLSRFPFYETDFGWGKPCWIACNTTGEYKNSLLIMDTKCGTGIEAWVSLEEEDMSIFEENHQLLHYAKT, encoded by the exons ATGAAGGTCGAAATTGTTTCGAAAGAGATCATCAAACCTTCATCACCGATCCCTCACTACCTTAGAAATTTCAAACTCTCTCTTCTGGATcaacttcttcctcctctttaTGTACCCATTGTTATTTTTTActcggatgatgatgatgatcatcatCCCTTTTCGAGTCATGGCAGTCAATGTAGAAAATCAGATATTCTCAAGAAATCATTATCTGAAACCCTAACTAAGTTCTACCCTATCGCTGGTAGaatcaaagataacatcttagTTGATTGTACAAATGAAG ATATCAATGGTGCTGCGAAACAAGCTCAGTTAGTTGTTCAGGTGAATATGTTCGAGTGCGGCGGAGTAGCCATTAGTGTGTGTTTATCCCACAAGGTGGTCGATGCTTGCACAGCCATGACATTCTTAAACGCATGGGCGGCCAATGCTCGTGGTGTACACGCCGAGGAGATTGTTTATCCAACTTTTGATTCGTCATCCATCTTCCCAGCACTACCTATGGAGAGACAAGTACCACCATTTGAACCTGATGATGTGGTTAAAGGAGAGAATGTCATAACAAAAAGGTTTATATTCTGTGCGGCCGGAGTAGCTTCCCTCCGTGAAAAAATTGCAGCGTCAAGAAGTGGCAGCTCTGTGTTTTCAAAATACCCAACTCGTGTTGAGGCAATATCCGCACTGATTTGGAAGACCTTTATAGATATTGGTAGAGTCAAAATGCGTCGCAGTTCTCCGCCATCTACGAAAACACCGGTGGCCCTCAAATCCTTATTGAACTTTGCTGTGAATTTGAGAACGAGGTTAGATCCACCATTGCCTCAAGCATCATTCGGGAATGTCATAATGGATTCAACAGCGGAATCAATTACTACTGCAACGGGTAATGACGACGAGGAGAGTAGCAAGGATTTTGCAAAGACATTAGATGGATTAGTAGGACAGCTAAGGGCAGCAATCAACGAGATCAATGGTGACTACATAAGAAAATTAAAAGATGGTGATACTGATTTCTTAAAGTCAATCGGAAACTCGTCTCATCTCAGAAATATCAGCGCCGGCGGTGATGATGATGGGGGTATCAAAGTTCAGGTATGTTGGATTAGTAGTTTGAGTAGGTTTCCATTctatgaaactgattttggttgGGGAAAACCATGTTGGATAGCTTGTAATACTACTGGTGAATACAAAAACTCTCTTTTGATCATGGACACAAAATGTGGTACGGGAATAGAAGCCTGGGTAAGTTTAGAAGAGGAAGACATGTCAATATTCGAGGAAAATCATCAACTGTTGCATTATGCTAAAACTTAA